The proteins below are encoded in one region of Gammaproteobacteria bacterium:
- a CDS encoding insulinase family protein, translating to YTAYFQQMEKSRLEVSFELEADRMRNLRLDPAEFAKEVQVVMEERRMRTEDDPQSLTYEQFAATAFLTSPYHHPVIGWMDDLKNMTVSDLARWYQHFYAPNNAVLVVVGDVDPDHVLALARKHFGALKPSPLPVLKPRGEIPQQGERRIIVRAPAELPYLVMGYKVPVLKSAAEDWEPYALEVLAGVLDGGASARFASRLVRGSEVAASVGAGYSMTDRLPGLFLINGTPAREHTIEELRSAIKEQVGLLKSERVSEAELKRVKAQVMASEVYQNDSTFYQAMEIGMLESVGLGWRTGEDYLERVNAVTAEQVRAVARKYLVDDRLTVAILDPLPMDRAAALRRSHGGQHVVR from the coding sequence GAGGTGCAGGTGGTGATGGAAGAGCGGCGCATGCGTACCGAGGACGATCCCCAGTCCCTCACCTACGAACAATTCGCCGCCACCGCTTTTCTCACCAGCCCCTATCATCATCCCGTCATCGGTTGGATGGATGATTTGAAGAACATGACGGTGTCCGATCTGGCCCGGTGGTACCAGCACTTTTACGCGCCCAACAACGCCGTGCTGGTGGTGGTGGGGGATGTCGATCCCGATCATGTCCTGGCCCTGGCCAGGAAGCATTTCGGGGCCCTCAAGCCCAGCCCCCTGCCGGTTCTCAAGCCCCGCGGTGAAATCCCGCAACAAGGCGAGCGCCGCATCATCGTGCGGGCGCCGGCCGAGCTGCCTTACCTCGTCATGGGCTACAAAGTGCCCGTGCTGAAAAGCGCTGCGGAAGACTGGGAGCCTTATGCCCTGGAGGTGCTGGCCGGCGTGCTCGATGGTGGTGCCAGCGCCCGCTTCGCCTCGCGCTTGGTGCGTGGCAGCGAAGTGGCTGCTTCTGTGGGGGCGGGTTACAGCATGACCGACCGCCTGCCCGGCTTGTTTCTGATCAACGGCACGCCCGCCCGGGAGCACACCATCGAAGAACTCCGCAGCGCCATCAAAGAGCAAGTCGGACTGCTGAAGTCTGAACGGGTGTCCGAGGCGGAACTGAAGCGGGTCAAGGCCCAGGTGATGGCCTCGGAGGTGTATCAAAATGATTCCACTTTTTATCAGGCCATGGAAATCGGCATGTTGGAGAGCGTGGGGCTGGGCTGGCGTACGGGTGAGGACTACCTGGAGCGCGTCAACGCGGTGACCGCCGAGCAGGTGCGGGCGGTGGCCAGGAAGTATCTGGTGGATGACCGCCTGACCGTTGCCATCCTTGATCCCCTGCCCATGGACCGCGCCGCAGCGCTGCGCCGTTCACACGGAGGCCAACATGTTGTCCGCTAA
- a CDS encoding insulinase family protein, with protein MLSAKNTLVIFFSWALCVPVVWATPAVQHWNTHNGAEVYFVAAPQLPMVDVRITFNAGAARDGDHPGLAQLTNSLLGEGAGGLSADEIAARFEDVGASFGASSHRDMAVVRLRSLTQADLLEPAVATLALVLRRPDFPADAFKREQSRTLVGLRAQKESPGEQAGKRFFETAYAGHPYAVAPSGTEMSVAALTVADVKAYYQRYYVGRNAVVAIVGALSQAQAAALAEQTVGVLPAGKAAPDLPLAEAPERGEEVAVAFPSEQTHILMGQPVLTRDDPDYFPLYVGNHVLGGSGLVSRISTEVREKRGLSYSAYSYFSPMAGRGPFIAGLQTRNEQAREALKVLRQVVADFIQNGPTAAELEAAKKNITGGFPLRLDSNSKIVDNLGMIGFYNLPLDYLDTFNARVQAVTVAQVRDAFRRRLNPDRMVTVVLGGGQGGE; from the coding sequence ATGTTGTCCGCTAAGAACACGCTCGTCATTTTTTTCAGTTGGGCACTGTGTGTGCCGGTGGTCTGGGCCACGCCGGCTGTCCAGCACTGGAACACTCACAACGGCGCCGAGGTGTATTTTGTGGCGGCGCCGCAGCTGCCCATGGTGGATGTGCGCATTACCTTTAATGCCGGCGCCGCCCGCGACGGGGACCATCCGGGCCTGGCGCAGCTCACCAACAGCCTTTTGGGTGAGGGGGCAGGGGGCTTGTCCGCCGATGAGATCGCTGCCCGTTTCGAGGATGTGGGGGCCAGTTTCGGTGCCAGCTCTCATCGGGACATGGCCGTTGTCCGTCTGCGCAGCCTCACCCAAGCCGATCTGCTTGAGCCGGCCGTGGCGACCCTGGCGCTGGTATTGCGGCGGCCGGATTTTCCCGCTGATGCTTTCAAGCGGGAGCAAAGCCGTACCCTGGTGGGGTTGCGGGCGCAAAAGGAATCCCCCGGCGAGCAGGCCGGCAAACGCTTTTTCGAAACGGCATACGCCGGCCATCCCTATGCCGTGGCGCCGTCCGGCACCGAAATGTCGGTGGCGGCCCTGACGGTGGCGGATGTAAAAGCGTATTACCAGCGTTATTACGTAGGCCGCAATGCCGTGGTGGCCATCGTCGGCGCCCTCAGCCAGGCGCAGGCGGCGGCCCTGGCCGAGCAGACCGTAGGCGTGCTGCCGGCCGGCAAAGCGGCGCCGGACCTGCCCCTGGCCGAGGCGCCGGAAAGAGGGGAGGAGGTGGCCGTGGCCTTTCCCTCGGAGCAGACCCATATTCTCATGGGCCAGCCCGTCCTCACCCGGGACGATCCCGACTATTTTCCCTTGTATGTGGGCAATCACGTGCTGGGGGGCAGCGGGCTGGTGTCGCGCATCAGTACCGAAGTGCGCGAAAAACGCGGCCTGTCCTACAGCGCTTACAGCTATTTCTCGCCCATGGCCGGGCGGGGGCCCTTCATCGCCGGCCTGCAGACCCGCAACGAGCAGGCGCGGGAAGCGCTGAAGGTGCTGCGGCAGGTGGTGGCCGATTTCATCCAGAACGGCCCCACGGCAGCGGAGCTGGAGGCGGCCAAGAAAAACATCACCGGCGGTTTCCCCCTGCGTCTGGACAGCAATTCCAAGATCGTCGACAACCTGGGCATGATTGGTTTTTACAACCTGCCCCTGGATTATCTGGACACCTTTAACGCCAGGGTACAGGCCGTTACCGTGGCGCAGGTGCGGGACGCCTTCCGGCGGCGGCTGAATCCGGACCGCATGGTGACCGTCGTGCTGGGTGGCGGCCAGGGCGGGGAGTGA
- the rsmD gene encoding 16S rRNA (guanine(966)-N(2))-methyltransferase RsmD, giving the protein MSRGGAPRRLRIIGGRWRGRILRFAPVPGLRPTPDRVRETLFNWLQADLPGARCLDLFAGSGVLGFEALSRGAAAVTLVERDVRAVRVLRDQARMLEAEGAAIVRAVAQDFLRGAPRPFDIVFLDPPYAGQVLPRCIALLHRGAWLAPCAWVYLECSGRAPLPELPPPWRVYRSRRAGEVGYHLLRVTAEAEAS; this is encoded by the coding sequence GTGAGCCGGGGCGGCGCCCCCCGGCGCCTGCGCATCATCGGCGGCCGGTGGCGGGGGCGCATACTGCGCTTTGCGCCGGTGCCGGGCCTGCGCCCCACCCCGGACCGGGTGCGCGAGACCCTGTTCAACTGGTTGCAGGCCGACCTCCCCGGCGCCCGCTGCCTGGATCTTTTCGCCGGCAGCGGTGTGCTGGGTTTCGAGGCCCTGTCCCGGGGCGCCGCCGCGGTCACCCTGGTGGAACGGGACGTGCGCGCCGTGCGTGTCCTGCGGGACCAGGCGCGCATGCTGGAGGCTGAGGGCGCCGCCATCGTCCGGGCGGTGGCGCAGGATTTTCTGCGCGGTGCGCCCCGGCCGTTCGACATTGTGTTTCTCGACCCCCCTTACGCCGGCCAGGTGCTGCCCCGGTGCATCGCCCTGCTGCACCGCGGCGCGTGGCTGGCACCGTGCGCCTGGGTGTATCTGGAATGCTCCGGCCGGGCGCCCTTGCCCGAACTGCCACCGCCCTGGCGGGTGTACCGCAGCCGCCGGGCGGGCGAGGTGGGGTATCATTTGCTCCGCGTCACGGCGGAGGCAGAAGCATCATGA